A window of Oscillatoria sp. FACHB-1406 contains these coding sequences:
- a CDS encoding retropepsin-like aspartic protease encodes MLSQFLRRSTLVLFSTALVTSNLACQQGDAESSAPPSPTPAPQTVKASPAASKAVTASPTAPKAIKASPVPTPDSSLLLSGRDPYNEAVELASSAINFSKTAMVTEDWVMIASRWQQAVNYLQAVPQSHGKYKEAKSKLPQYQRFLSEAQLKAKPSEQVKADAGGDINPKFFLVPIEERIAGIPLIKVKFNGREFDMLFDTGASKTLVSGEIAGTLNLKPVSSTQVGIADGSVVELPIVVLNSVEINGRVMHKVSAAVAPNMPFGLLGQDFFEGYDFTIKQNAIEFHRQ; translated from the coding sequence ATGCTCTCACAATTCTTGCGTCGCTCTACTCTCGTCCTTTTTTCGACTGCTTTAGTTACGAGTAATCTTGCCTGTCAGCAAGGCGATGCGGAAAGCAGCGCCCCACCTTCCCCCACTCCCGCGCCCCAAACCGTAAAAGCGTCTCCGGCTGCCTCCAAAGCCGTAACAGCGTCTCCAACTGCCCCCAAAGCCATCAAAGCATCTCCCGTGCCAACGCCCGACAGCAGTTTGTTGCTTTCAGGACGCGATCCCTATAATGAGGCAGTCGAACTCGCCTCGAGCGCGATTAACTTCAGCAAAACGGCGATGGTGACGGAAGATTGGGTGATGATTGCCAGTCGTTGGCAACAAGCGGTGAACTATTTACAAGCCGTTCCGCAATCCCACGGCAAGTATAAAGAAGCGAAAAGTAAGTTGCCGCAATATCAACGTTTTCTTTCTGAAGCGCAATTGAAAGCCAAGCCGTCCGAGCAAGTAAAGGCGGATGCGGGGGGCGATATCAATCCTAAGTTTTTCCTGGTCCCGATTGAGGAGCGAATTGCTGGAATTCCCCTGATTAAGGTGAAGTTTAACGGTCGAGAGTTTGATATGCTTTTCGATACGGGAGCGAGTAAAACTTTAGTGAGTGGAGAGATTGCAGGGACGCTCAATCTTAAGCCCGTTAGTTCGACTCAGGTGGGTATTGCTGATGGTTCGGTCGTCGAACTCCCTATTGTCGTTCTCAATTCGGTAGAAATTAACGGTCGAGTTATGCACAAAGTTTCTGCGGCTGTCGCGCCGAATATGCCGTTCGGCTTGTTGGGTCAAGACTTTTTTGAAGGCTACGATTTTACGATCAAACAAAACGCGATCGAGTTTCACCGTCAGTAG
- a CDS encoding ABC transporter permease, which produces MSLTLLEYIGESNPQFYREIKGKLTRRNVLVTVLISLLFQALLILKNSSDRSGIWSVEWVSLYRSLNWVLPIFAIAIGVYLLSSDLCREQLRGTLNFVRLSPQPSESILLGKLLGVPILLYLGIALILPLHFLAAASLIAGLPAGRAFFALFGVYPVWVGLSGIYYIVAMLFALLGSEGNLKDIKLLPAASSLLALITASMATAVLLRPDWMFYPAFESTGWNWFFLPERFAYPWLLGTLFALNLWSWQIANRSFRHPNPTLISKAQSYWIVGGTHFWLLGFALPDVLVNNAGGRIESFFSLLALIAIVPMTLLVMAAALSPSRKTLIDWARYRHVREPEKRELWRDLFLEEKSPALGAIAVHILLMAAIWLPWCVFFLHSPAVENASSPNQQPLTPLHLALTFFITAIVFSIYATLIQSIIFQSRNPMQNASKLLLAISLGLTPLPLITLFGLGIEGSAVLWLFSPLPFIGAFFTPTPLLLAISLAQLALLYFLLRRFQSQLQEAGESEFKRILQQG; this is translated from the coding sequence ATGAGTCTCACACTGCTAGAGTACATTGGCGAATCGAACCCGCAATTCTATCGGGAGATTAAAGGCAAACTGACAAGGCGCAATGTCCTTGTCACCGTTCTTATCTCTCTCCTCTTTCAAGCCCTGCTGATTTTAAAGAATAGCTCCGATCGCTCTGGGATTTGGAGCGTTGAATGGGTATCGCTTTACCGGAGTTTAAACTGGGTATTGCCTATCTTCGCGATCGCGATCGGCGTTTATCTGCTCTCGAGCGATCTCTGTCGGGAACAACTGCGCGGAACCCTCAACTTTGTCCGCCTTTCCCCGCAACCGAGCGAAAGCATTTTACTAGGCAAACTCCTCGGCGTTCCCATCCTTCTTTACCTCGGTATCGCCCTCATCTTGCCGTTGCATTTCCTCGCAGCAGCGAGCTTAATCGCGGGTTTGCCAGCCGGGAGAGCATTTTTTGCACTTTTTGGGGTATATCCCGTTTGGGTGGGTCTGAGCGGCATTTATTACATCGTAGCGATGTTGTTCGCCTTGTTAGGTTCAGAGGGAAACCTTAAAGATATCAAGCTTCTACCCGCTGCTAGCAGTTTGCTAGCTTTAATAACGGCATCAATGGCAACCGCCGTTCTTCTGCGTCCGGATTGGATGTTCTACCCCGCTTTCGAGAGTACGGGCTGGAATTGGTTTTTTCTTCCCGAACGCTTCGCCTATCCCTGGCTGCTTGGAACGCTATTTGCCCTCAATCTCTGGAGTTGGCAAATCGCCAATCGCAGTTTCCGCCATCCCAACCCGACTTTGATTAGCAAGGCTCAAAGTTATTGGATTGTCGGCGGTACGCACTTCTGGTTGCTGGGGTTTGCGCTACCGGATGTGTTAGTGAATAATGCTGGGGGGAGAATTGAAAGTTTCTTTTCTTTATTGGCTTTAATTGCGATCGTACCGATGACGCTTTTGGTAATGGCAGCCGCGCTTTCTCCTTCCCGAAAAACCTTAATCGATTGGGCGCGTTACCGTCACGTTCGGGAACCAGAAAAACGGGAATTGTGGCGAGATTTGTTCCTAGAGGAGAAAAGTCCCGCTCTGGGTGCGATCGCGGTTCATATACTCTTGATGGCGGCAATTTGGCTGCCGTGGTGCGTTTTTTTCCTCCATTCTCCCGCTGTTGAAAACGCCAGTAGCCCCAACCAGCAACCCTTAACTCCGTTGCATCTGGCGCTGACTTTCTTCATCACCGCGATCGTCTTTTCCATCTATGCAACCCTGATTCAAAGTATTATTTTTCAGTCGCGAAATCCCATGCAGAACGCCAGTAAACTGTTGCTAGCGATCTCGCTCGGACTAACTCCCTTGCCCTTAATTACTCTATTTGGACTTGGCATTGAAGGCAGTGCCGTTCTCTGGCTATTTTCGCCCCTTCCCTTCATCGGGGCTTTCTTCACTCCTACCCCCCTCCTCTTAGCAATTTCCCTCGCTCAACTCGCCCTCTTATATTTTCTATTGCGCCGGTTCCAATCCCAGTTGCAAGAAGCTGGCGAATCGGAGTTTAAAAGAATATTGCAGCAGGGATAA
- a CDS encoding DUF1361 domain-containing protein gives MLWNSFLAYIPLALSIWLFRLRQPRSVLWWLGFVVFVAFLPNAPYVLTDIIHLVDIIRDGYPLWVVTLVLIPQYILFIGAGFEAYVLSIINLGYYLHRHKLGQWTLLVELSLHALSALGIYLGRFKRFNSWDIVTKPKVLAKTTIEHLADKEPLLVMFLTFIILTILYWIMKQITLSLIFRWRYRKTLQAQMAEELV, from the coding sequence ATGCTCTGGAATTCGTTTTTAGCCTATATTCCTCTCGCACTGAGTATTTGGCTATTTCGATTGCGCCAACCTCGTTCTGTGTTGTGGTGGTTGGGATTCGTGGTTTTTGTGGCGTTTTTGCCGAATGCACCTTACGTGCTGACGGATATCATTCACTTAGTTGATATCATTCGCGATGGTTATCCGTTATGGGTGGTAACGTTGGTGTTAATTCCGCAATATATTTTGTTTATTGGGGCGGGGTTTGAAGCTTATGTCCTTTCGATTATTAATTTGGGCTACTATTTGCACCGACACAAACTGGGGCAATGGACTTTGCTGGTTGAATTGAGTTTGCACGCTCTGTCTGCGCTCGGAATTTATTTGGGACGATTTAAGCGGTTTAATAGTTGGGATATTGTTACGAAACCCAAGGTTTTGGCTAAAACAACAATCGAGCATTTAGCGGATAAAGAACCTTTACTGGTGATGTTTCTAACCTTTATCATCCTCACGATTTTGTATTGGATAATGAAACAAATTACTTTAAGCTTGATTTTTCGCTGGCGCTACCGAAAAACATTGCAAGCCCAGATGGCAGAAGAGTTGGTTTAG
- a CDS encoding alpha-amylase, translated as MVINGTMMQYFHWYSPSDGSLWSELAQNAQYLAKKGITALWLPPAYKGSSGGYDVGYSSYDLFDLGEFNQKDSVRTKYGTKEEYLAAIAAAKNAGINIYADIVLNHKNGGDATEDVEATPVAWDNRNYELGNAKTIRIYSNYTFPGRGDRYSSFKWHWYHFDSVNHNAYDWNDKNIYRLKDKHFENDVNPEHGNYDFLMACDLDMSNAETRQEVAEWGKWYLDTTHIDGFRLDAVKHISSLFYCGWLDAMRQHAQRELFAVGEYWEDDIETLHRYISVTGGRMSLFDVPLHYNFHRASRMGGYYDLRTILDGTLMQQQPALAVTFVENHDTQPLQALESVVESWFKPLAYALILLRREGYPCVFYPDYYGARYSDRGYEIRMDSHRSSIDIFLHARQHYAYGDQNDYFDNRDLIGWTRLGDREHPQGLAVLMSDSSGGRKWMKTDKPNTVFYDLTENIKEPVITNDVGWGEFRCEGGSVSIWVQGEKFTPFVALLGV; from the coding sequence ATGGTTATCAACGGCACGATGATGCAATACTTCCATTGGTACAGTCCTAGCGATGGCAGCTTGTGGTCGGAATTAGCCCAAAACGCGCAATATTTAGCTAAAAAGGGTATTACCGCCCTGTGGTTGCCGCCCGCCTATAAAGGCAGCAGCGGCGGTTACGATGTTGGTTATAGCAGCTACGATTTGTTCGATCTTGGCGAATTTAACCAAAAAGATTCGGTTCGCACCAAATACGGTACAAAAGAAGAATACTTGGCCGCGATCGCGGCAGCAAAGAACGCCGGTATTAATATCTACGCCGATATCGTTCTCAACCATAAAAACGGCGGCGACGCAACCGAAGACGTTGAAGCAACGCCCGTGGCGTGGGATAACCGCAACTACGAACTCGGTAACGCCAAGACCATTCGCATTTACAGCAACTATACCTTTCCCGGACGCGGCGATCGCTACTCTAGCTTTAAATGGCATTGGTATCACTTCGATTCCGTCAACCACAACGCCTACGACTGGAACGATAAAAATATCTATCGCCTAAAAGATAAACACTTTGAAAACGATGTCAATCCCGAACACGGAAATTATGACTTTCTCATGGCTTGCGACTTAGATATGAGCAACGCCGAAACGCGCCAAGAGGTCGCAGAATGGGGAAAATGGTATCTTGACACTACCCATATCGACGGTTTTCGCCTCGATGCCGTCAAACATATTAGTTCCCTATTCTACTGCGGTTGGCTTGATGCTATGCGCCAGCACGCCCAGCGCGAGCTTTTTGCAGTGGGCGAATATTGGGAAGACGATATCGAAACACTGCACCGTTACATCAGTGTCACGGGCGGGCGGATGTCCTTATTCGATGTTCCCCTGCACTACAACTTCCATCGTGCCAGTCGTATGGGGGGCTACTACGATCTGCGAACCATCCTCGACGGCACGCTCATGCAGCAGCAACCCGCCCTCGCCGTCACTTTTGTCGAAAATCACGATACGCAGCCCTTGCAGGCGCTAGAATCGGTCGTAGAATCGTGGTTTAAACCCTTAGCTTATGCCTTAATTTTGCTGCGACGAGAGGGTTATCCTTGCGTATTCTACCCGGATTACTACGGGGCGCGCTACAGCGATCGCGGCTACGAAATTCGGATGGATTCCCATCGTTCCTCGATCGATATCTTCTTGCACGCGCGCCAGCATTACGCCTACGGCGATCAAAATGACTATTTCGATAATAGAGATCTGATCGGCTGGACGCGACTCGGCGATCGCGAACATCCCCAAGGTTTAGCCGTACTTATGAGCGATAGTTCCGGTGGCAGGAAGTGGATGAAAACCGACAAACCCAATACCGTGTTTTACGATCTGACCGAGAACATCAAAGAACCCGTCATTACCAACGATGTCGGCTGGGGCGAGTTTCGCTGCGAAGGCGGTTCGGTTTCCATTTGGGTACAAGGTGAGAAATTTACCCCTTTTGTCGCCCTCTTAGGCGTGTAA
- a CDS encoding ABC transporter ATP-binding protein, with product MNKELAILTRGLTKQFERHVAVNEIDLQIECGEVYGLIGPNGAGKTTLIRMLAAAEEPTVGEIYINGDRLLRDDSNPRLKQRLGYLPDDYPLYDDLNVWDYLDYFARLYRLRQPKRRQRIYDVLELVQLTNKRNSLISTLSRGMKQRLSLARTIIHEPILLLLDEPVSGLDPIARMQFREIIKVLQEAGMTILISSHVLSDLAELCSSVGIMEMGFLVESTSLKELYARLARQQILISTLGSMEALQSELKNCPFVQDWETVPEKHGYRVNFSGTTEDSAELLRSLVTAGIPVAEFHSTQEDLESIFLKLGHKQAS from the coding sequence ATGAATAAAGAATTAGCAATTCTCACGCGCGGACTCACCAAGCAATTCGAGCGCCATGTTGCGGTTAACGAAATCGATCTACAAATCGAGTGCGGCGAAGTCTATGGTTTAATTGGGCCGAATGGCGCGGGTAAAACGACCCTGATTCGGATGTTAGCCGCCGCAGAAGAACCCACTGTTGGTGAAATCTATATTAACGGCGATCGCCTCCTGCGCGACGACAGCAACCCCAGACTCAAGCAACGTCTCGGTTATCTCCCCGACGATTATCCCCTCTACGACGACTTGAACGTTTGGGATTACCTCGACTACTTCGCCCGCTTGTACCGCCTCCGACAACCCAAACGCCGCCAGCGTATCTACGACGTTCTCGAATTGGTGCAACTCACCAACAAGCGCAATAGCCTCATTTCTACCCTTTCGCGGGGGATGAAACAGCGGCTTAGTTTGGCGCGCACGATTATCCACGAACCGATTTTACTCCTACTCGATGAACCCGTTTCCGGTTTGGATCCGATCGCGCGGATGCAATTCCGAGAAATTATCAAAGTCCTCCAAGAAGCGGGAATGACGATTTTAATCTCCTCCCATGTCCTCAGCGACTTAGCCGAACTGTGCAGTTCTGTCGGCATCATGGAAATGGGCTTTTTAGTGGAAAGTACCTCCCTCAAAGAATTATATGCCCGCCTCGCACGGCAACAAATCTTAATTTCAACGTTAGGCTCGATGGAGGCATTACAGTCAGAATTAAAGAACTGTCCCTTCGTGCAAGATTGGGAAACCGTACCCGAAAAACACGGCTATCGAGTTAACTTTTCCGGCACGACTGAAGATAGCGCCGAACTCCTTAGATCCCTCGTTACCGCAGGAATTCCCGTCGCTGAATTCCACAGCACTCAAGAAGATTTAGAAAGTATTTTCTTAAAATTGGGACACAAACAAGCTTCTTAA